From Onychostoma macrolepis isolate SWU-2019 chromosome 05, ASM1243209v1, whole genome shotgun sequence:
AAGAACTGGtcagaaataattaaattaaacagcTATTTTATTCTACTGACAGCCCTagtttgttttaaacatttatacatCTTATATTAGTCTATTTAGACACACAAATATgtcaacttaatattttaatcatttgtgTTGGCTTCAGGACTGAGACTATGTAAAAgccaatttatatttataataccacacttaatatttttacacacagtactgtatataaggctttatacatgaaaatatatagcgGCTAGCTTCCTCACACAGGAATGTGGGGGTACTTCGAGGGAACAATGTTTGAAAACGCTTGGTTCATAGTTTGAATCCCCTgtctaaaatgaacattaaccaTCAgagatattattacaatttttttttttgtaatgttttttacaatttttgttCTACAGCCCGACTACCAACAAACACTGGGAAGCAGAGCTTGCAGCACTAAAGAGCAACAATGCCAAGCTCACAGCTGCTCTGCTGGAGTCCACGGCCAACGTCAAACAATGGAAACAGCAGCTAGCAGCTTATCAGGAGGAGGCTGAAAGGCTACACAAACGGGTGAGGAGAGGGGAGGGTTGACCTTTACCATTTGTAATTCCATATCAAGAACATACTGTCCTGGGGTTCAATAGATCTAGTCTTGTCTTGAACTGTTGGTATAGTGAGTCTATGACAGGGATGATGGAGTGTTCACACTGACAGCGATTTCATTTAGTGTCTGCATTTTCGTTGGTTGTTACTGTTGCTGCTCATTTCCATAAAGTTCACATAAACAAGGCTGAACTTTTTTCCATGGCCTCACCAACTGTTATAGAAAAAAAGACTTGATCAAATCACTCTCAATGTTAATGCTCCTTAAGTTTAAATCTTTGTAACTAAATTTGTGACAAGCATTgtgacaagttttttttttttctttgcaggTTTCAGAATTGGAAAGCCAGAGTAGTCAAACCAATGTGATCAAATCCCAGAAAACAGAACTGAACCAAACAATAGAGGAGCTGGAGTGCACATTAAAGGCAAAAGAAGAGGTACTGGTTGTTATTATGTATggtcaaaatatataatgtattcctTCATTCTCAGTTTTATTGCCAGATTCTATTTAAAACATCTTTCCTGTGTGTTCTTCATAGGAAATGGTGCGATTGAAAGAAGAAGTAGAAAATGCAAAGCAGCTTCAAACTCAGAAAGATGAACTCACCAAAAAGTTAGATGTAAGGACTGtcctgaaaatgtatttatgtgcatAGAAGTTAGTTGTCAGTACGGTTTTTGAATGAAACTTTACACtttaaatgtatcaaaagtaaagacatttataatgttacaaaagatttatatttcaaactacacaactgttttctacatcacaccaaatcagcatattagaatgatttcttaaggatcatgtgacactgaagactgaagtgaactaattcagctttgccatcacaggaataaattacattttaaattatattaaatataaagcaGTTTccttaaaacagtaataatatttcacactactgcagtttttacagtattttgatcaaatgaatgcagccttggtgagtataagaggcatgGTGTGTGTTACAGGATACAGACTTGCGGAATAAGGAGCTTGAGGAACAGTTGGCTGATCTGGAGCAACGTCTGGAGTCAAGTCAAGTGGATCAGGAGAACCTCCGCAAGAACCTCAAAACCCTGCTGGAGATTCTGGATGGAAAGATCTTCGAGCTGACAGAGCTGAGAGACAACCTAGCTAAGCTCATAGAGGACAGCTAGATTCCTCCAACTCTTGCctcaaaacatgactttaatgccactttcctttcctttttacGAAATACACAACGTCTGATTCAGGCAGAGAGAGTCTGATGTGCTTTCGGACTCTCATTCACTCACTTACACGGAATGATAAACCTTTGGTTGCActtgattttgtatttttgaggTGGGTTCATTCTTTTCAGTGCCACTGCTACCTACCGAATTTTATTGTCAACAATACACCCGTACTTTTGTCAATGTTTCCTCCAATTTTCCCCTGAAATTGGCAGCCTGCAAAGAACATGGCTGCATATAGGCTCCTACTTTTTAAAGGTGCTGGTCTTGTGTGCCTGGCTGTTGGCGTTAATGGACGTTTCTTATGCTGCTGAGGACACTACTGAATTACACTGACTGGATCTTCAGTCGTATTTTAAGACTGGATATTCAGAGCCATATGTTGTAGCCAAATGTTATTGGCTTGCCTCTTCCCCGTCATGGAAACTGCCTCAATGTTCAATCAGTCAAAGTTTCAGGATACTCAGCCGCTGACCTAAAAAGCTCTTGACATTTAGCAGACTTTGAGACGTAGATGTGGTGTATGCTTTAGGCCTGTAATATACACTGAGCAATATTAGTGTGAGCGTATGTATGCCAGATTAGTGCAAGCCACTTCAATGCATCCGTCAGGTACTCAAACAGTCGAAAGGATGAATTTATGGCCTGTTGTAGGTAAACTTTGGATTTCTCCAATGACCAGTGTAATGCTTTTGGATCGTATTGGCCTTATAATAACCCGTATctatacatttttcaggattttcttGAAGACGAGGATCTTCCTTTGTTTGTTGACTTACCAAATGCAATTATGTACTTAATTCCTTAAGATTTTCAATaacaatattattgtaatatttaaaaagttcatCCTGTTGATGCGTATTACAATACATAGATCATGATACATAGGTCAGTATGATTGTATTTATATGTGGga
This genomic window contains:
- the homer1b gene encoding homer protein homolog 1b isoform X6 yields the protein MPTSKHAVTVSYFYDSTRNVYRIISLDGSKAIINSTITPNMTFTKTSHKFGQWADSRANTVYGLGFSTEHHLAKFADKFAEYKEAARMAKEKSLEKMELASSPSQESPADIHSPLTPPVTADLCRINGTGDDVNLSDVSPNSMLQSDLSPTTPTLAHSPTTNKHWEAELAALKSNNAKLTAALLESTANVKQWKQQLAAYQEEAERLHKRVSELESQSSQTNVIKSQKTELNQTIEELECTLKAKEEEMVRLKEEVENAKQLQTQKDELTKKLDDTDLRNKELEEQLADLEQRLESSQVDQENLRKNLKTLLEILDGKIFELTELRDNLAKLIEDS